The following proteins are co-located in the Lacticaseibacillus paracasei subsp. paracasei genome:
- a CDS encoding phosphatidylglycerophosphatase A, translating to MTNEEKLYDRTIQLLHERGVRISDIGELVMFLQERFIPKLTLEEATQNVRIVLRKREVQNAVMTGIALDKAAEANSLEEPLQKIIAEDEGLYGVDEVLAFSIVNVYGSIGFTNYGYIDRIKPGILAKLNAHEPGIIHTFLDDIVGATAAAAASRLAHSHPEIEDDIY from the coding sequence ATGACGAATGAAGAAAAATTGTATGACCGCACGATTCAACTGTTACATGAACGCGGGGTTCGGATATCCGATATTGGCGAACTTGTAATGTTCCTGCAAGAACGCTTCATCCCCAAGCTGACACTCGAAGAAGCCACACAAAATGTGCGCATTGTTCTACGCAAACGTGAAGTTCAAAATGCTGTGATGACTGGTATTGCTTTGGACAAGGCAGCAGAAGCTAACAGTTTGGAAGAACCGTTGCAAAAAATCATCGCTGAAGATGAAGGTTTATATGGCGTTGACGAGGTGCTTGCCTTCTCGATTGTCAATGTATATGGTTCGATTGGTTTTACCAATTACGGTTATATTGATCGCATCAAGCCAGGGATCTTAGCTAAGCTGAACGCCCATGAGCCTGGCATTATCCACACCTTTTTAGATGATATCGTGGGAGCCACTGCTGCTGCTGCAGCAAGTCGACTTGCTCATTCACATCCAGAAATTGAAGACGACATTTATTGA
- a CDS encoding NAD(P)/FAD-dependent oxidoreductase, translated as MSVQHVYEITVIGGGPVGMFAAFYAGLRQADVLLLESLDELGGQTGNLYPAKILYDIGGFPHVSGKDLVTQLKTQLVHFHPEVKTATEVQTIDQDPDGFFTLHTSQGDFRSKTVIVATGGGAFTPRKLAVDYDPALEGKKLFYFVQDLETFRDQEVAVAGGGDSAIDWALALEPVAKHVSLIHRRAKFRGLEASVAALEKSSVTIQTPYLIESVTPQDDQLAIQLKEVRGEAQPTLTVDKLLINYGFVTDKHHLQAWQLDTDRNGILVDTQMQTSRPGIFAIGDAVSYAGKLPLIASGFGEAPTAINEALSRLYPDRRQALHSTQLYH; from the coding sequence ATGTCAGTGCAGCATGTATATGAAATCACGGTAATCGGCGGCGGCCCGGTTGGGATGTTCGCCGCTTTTTATGCGGGTTTGCGCCAGGCAGACGTTTTGTTATTGGAGAGTCTTGACGAGCTTGGCGGCCAAACAGGCAACTTATACCCTGCCAAAATTCTCTATGATATTGGCGGATTCCCGCATGTTAGTGGCAAAGACCTTGTCACGCAGCTCAAAACTCAGCTCGTGCATTTTCATCCTGAAGTCAAGACCGCTACGGAAGTACAGACGATCGATCAAGATCCAGATGGCTTTTTCACATTGCATACAAGTCAAGGCGATTTCCGCAGTAAAACTGTGATCGTGGCAACCGGTGGTGGTGCTTTTACGCCGCGCAAGTTAGCTGTTGACTATGATCCGGCATTGGAAGGCAAAAAACTGTTCTACTTCGTGCAGGATTTGGAAACTTTTCGGGATCAGGAAGTGGCCGTGGCTGGTGGTGGTGATTCTGCAATTGATTGGGCACTGGCACTTGAACCGGTTGCCAAACATGTCAGTCTGATTCACCGTCGTGCCAAATTTCGCGGCTTGGAAGCCAGTGTTGCTGCACTTGAAAAAAGCAGTGTGACAATCCAGACGCCTTACCTGATCGAATCAGTCACCCCTCAAGATGATCAGTTAGCGATTCAATTGAAGGAAGTTCGCGGCGAGGCACAGCCAACGCTCACCGTCGACAAGCTGTTGATCAATTATGGATTTGTCACCGACAAACACCACCTACAGGCTTGGCAACTTGACACGGATCGTAATGGTATACTGGTGGACACACAAATGCAGACGAGTCGTCCCGGCATTTTTGCAATTGGCGATGCTGTCAGCTATGCTGGCAAGTTGCCGTTGATTGCCAGCGGTTTTGGAGAAGCGCCAACCGCTATCAATGAGGCCTTAAGCCGCTTATATCCAGATCGACGTCAGGCCTTGCACAGTACTCAGTTGTATCATTAA
- a CDS encoding VTT domain-containing protein: protein MTQLFDFIMHIDEHLITIVNSFGPWTYAILFAMVFIETGVVIFPFLPGDSLLFAASALAANAAYNLNVWILFAVFLAAAVIGDTVNYEIGKRVGSAASTGNGWFGRLINRDKLKQAEAFFDKHGGKTIAIARFMPLIRTFAPFVSGGSRMHYGKFIHYNLLGGFLWVTMCVFGGFYFGNVTFVKEHFSLVAIGIVIISLLPMVIAAIKTRTAKATER, encoded by the coding sequence ATGACCCAACTGTTCGACTTCATCATGCATATTGATGAGCATCTGATTACCATCGTTAATAGCTTCGGCCCTTGGACCTACGCCATCCTTTTTGCGATGGTCTTCATCGAAACAGGTGTCGTTATTTTCCCCTTCCTGCCTGGTGATTCATTGCTATTTGCTGCAAGCGCGTTGGCTGCAAATGCCGCGTATAACCTGAATGTGTGGATTCTCTTCGCCGTCTTTCTGGCTGCTGCGGTTATTGGCGACACCGTCAATTATGAAATTGGCAAGCGCGTTGGTTCGGCAGCATCCACTGGCAATGGCTGGTTTGGACGGCTGATCAATCGCGACAAACTGAAGCAGGCGGAGGCTTTCTTCGACAAGCACGGCGGTAAGACGATTGCCATCGCCCGCTTTATGCCGCTGATTCGGACATTTGCGCCGTTTGTTTCCGGCGGCTCCCGAATGCATTACGGCAAGTTTATCCATTACAATCTGTTAGGCGGTTTCCTCTGGGTCACCATGTGCGTTTTCGGCGGTTTCTACTTCGGCAATGTCACCTTCGTGAAAGAACACTTTTCGTTGGTTGCCATCGGTATCGTGATCATTTCCCTTCTACCGATGGTCATTGCTGCCATTAAAACCCGGACAGCTAAAGCTACTGAACGCTGA
- a CDS encoding peptidylprolyl isomerase, protein MDYPQLELKDFKGPKAIFETSEGRFEIALFPEQAPKTVENFVGLAKKHYYDGLIFHRIIDDFMIQGGDPTGTGMGGESLWGKPFNDEFSNQLFNLKGALSMANAGPNTNGSQFFIVTNAHLDPSMQAQLSEAGFPEPIIEAYKQGGTPWLDHRHTVFGQVLSGLSVVEKISKVKTGANDKPVEPVTIDQVTIED, encoded by the coding sequence ATGGATTACCCACAATTAGAACTCAAAGACTTTAAGGGACCAAAAGCGATTTTTGAAACAAGCGAAGGTCGCTTTGAAATCGCACTTTTCCCTGAACAGGCGCCAAAGACAGTTGAAAACTTTGTAGGCCTTGCCAAAAAACATTATTACGACGGTTTGATCTTTCACCGGATTATTGATGATTTCATGATTCAAGGCGGCGACCCCACCGGTACCGGCATGGGCGGTGAAAGTCTCTGGGGGAAGCCCTTTAATGATGAATTTTCAAATCAGCTATTCAATTTGAAAGGTGCACTTTCAATGGCCAATGCTGGTCCAAATACGAATGGCAGCCAATTCTTCATTGTGACTAATGCGCATTTAGACCCGAGCATGCAGGCGCAACTAAGTGAGGCTGGATTCCCAGAACCCATCATTGAAGCGTATAAACAAGGCGGTACACCGTGGCTCGATCATCGCCACACAGTCTTTGGCCAAGTCCTAAGTGGCCTGTCCGTGGTTGAGAAGATTAGTAAAGTCAAAACAGGTGCTAATGATAAGCCGGTTGAACCGGTCACGATTGATCAGGTTACGATTGAAGACTAA
- a CDS encoding CvfD/Ygs/GSP13 family RNA-binding post-transcriptional regulator, with the protein MEYRIGDILTGKVTGVQPYGAFVMLDEHTQGLVHISECQHGYVKDTSDIFTVGQRVEVVILDIDEYTQKISLSLRALQASPRMSKKRRRKHYWTSRKFHTGFAPIAARLDGWVAEALDHLDEEPAHK; encoded by the coding sequence ATGGAATATCGCATAGGAGATATCTTGACTGGCAAAGTGACAGGCGTTCAACCTTATGGCGCGTTTGTCATGCTTGATGAGCACACGCAAGGTTTAGTGCACATCTCAGAATGCCAGCATGGTTATGTCAAGGACACCAGCGATATTTTTACCGTCGGCCAGCGAGTTGAAGTTGTGATTTTGGACATCGACGAATATACCCAAAAAATCAGTTTATCCTTACGTGCCTTACAAGCGTCGCCTAGAATGAGTAAAAAGCGTCGCCGCAAGCATTATTGGACCAGTCGTAAATTTCACACAGGCTTTGCACCGATTGCCGCTCGGTTAGACGGGTGGGTCGCTGAAGCACTTGATCATTTAGACGAAGAACCGGCTCACAAATGA